In Thermotoga sp. Ku-13t, one genomic interval encodes:
- a CDS encoding OsmC family protein: MDLKFSVSAASETPTRVQVKARNFTMYVDEPPQLGGEDKGANPVEYLLAALAGCLNVVGHMVARELNMKLNGLAIEIEGVLNPAKFQGKSDAERAGYKQINVTIKAKTDASEDVLKKWLQIVESRCPVSDNIANPTPVKFNVTKA, from the coding sequence ATGGATCTCAAGTTTTCTGTGAGTGCGGCTTCCGAAACCCCCACCAGGGTGCAGGTGAAAGCAAGGAATTTCACGATGTACGTCGACGAGCCACCACAGCTTGGAGGAGAAGACAAGGGAGCCAATCCGGTTGAATACTTGCTCGCAGCGCTTGCGGGTTGTTTGAACGTTGTAGGACACATGGTGGCCAGAGAGCTCAACATGAAATTGAACGGCCTCGCGATAGAGATCGAAGGCGTTCTTAATCCTGCAAAGTTTCAGGGAAAGTCAGACGCAGAAAGAGCTGGCTATAAGCAGATTAACGTCACGATCAAAGCAAAAACCGACGCTTCGGAGGACGTTCTCAAAAAGTGGTTGCAGATCGTTGAAAGCAGATGCCCGGTCTCAGACAACATAGCGAATCCAACGCCTGTGAAGTTCAACGTTACCAAAGCTTGA